The nucleotide sequence TGTGTGACTCGCCGGTGAATGATTTTGCGGGTGAAGCAATCGGCGATCAACTCGGCCACGATGCGGTCGGCCTCGGTCGTTCCTTCGCCGGGGGCAACCAGATCGATGGACGAAAAATAGGGTTTGGAAGAAAGGGTCACGTGCGAACTCCGTCGGCAAGTGGGTGATTGGCTTGGCCGCGTCACGGCAGCGGCCACACCCACCGGCGAAGTTGCACGAAATCGCACTCCGGCTTTTGTGAAACCGTTTTGACCCCGCAAAACACAGGGAGAAAACGTTGCAGAAAAAGTTGTTGCAGTTGCACGAAATCGCACTAACTGCAACTGCAACACTCACGCGTCCCACGTGCGAGGGGATCTGCCGACTAGAAATTCCTAAACTTTCTTTGGTCGCTTGGACCAAACGTGTCAAAGCCACCGGTCACGCTGAACGGCGAATGCTGTTTCCAAACCCTTCTCACCGGAGATCCGAAATGGACGTGATTCCGTTCCACCGCCCGCTGACCGACGAAGAGTTCGCCCAGGAAGAAAAGGCCGATGCTCTGCAAACCGAGATGCTCGATCGGTTAGCGAAATTTCTGCTCAACCCCGAACTGGACCGATGCGACATCGCCGACGGCATCCTCGCCGACGCCGAATTGATCCAGTTCCTCGGCCAATTCGAAAACGTGATGCTCGAATGTCATGCTCCCCGCGGAGCGAGTTGGGCTGAGATCCAGCAGGACCTTTCCTACAGTTCGATCACAACCGAGTCCGGCATCCCACGCGATCCACTTGTCCTGCCGTTGTTGCTGGGATGCATCATGGACGAGGACGACCGCGTCTGGCGCCAGGGATCACCGCAAGAATTCATCCGCGCGCACGAGGATGTTCAAACATCGAACTTACGTGGCCGGCCAATGTTCTATGCTGGCGTGAACGGGTCGATGTCCAGTGAGTTTGTCAGCGCCAAAGAAAATTTTTCAGACGGTTATTTACAGTGCTTTCAGCTTTGCTAGCAAATTTTGACTAGACCGGGCAATCTGCATGACTAGATTTAAGCAAGCACGAAACGAAGTCTATCAGCGCTAATTCGATCCGCCCAAAGTCAACGTCATGGAAGTCCGATCATGAAGCCATCGAAGTCACGCCGGGAGCCGCCCAGACGCGGACGACCACGCCAAACCGAAATCACCGAAGGCCAATCGCGGGCACTCGACGAACTGTCCGCCGCGATCGATCGCCACGGCATTGCGCCGACGATGACCGAACTCGGTGACCGGCTTGGCATCAGCGCCGCCAGCGCCCACCAACTGGTCTTGCAACTTGAACGCAAGGGTTACGTCGCACGGCAACCGCGGAAGGCGCGAAGCCTTCGCGTCCTGCGACGTCCGAGCCAATCGATCGAGTCAATGACCGGTGTGAAGTTGGTTGGCGTGGTCAAAGCTGGTCCGGCGATGTTGGCCGAAGAGAACTGTCTTGGCGAAGTCATGGTTGCGTCATCGCTGGTCGGCCGCAGCCCATGCTTTGCCCTGACGATCAGCGGCGACAGCATGAAGGACGCTGACATGCGTGACGGTGACGTCGTGATCGTTCGCCGGCAACCGATCGCCGAAAACGGTGAGATCATTGTTGCGTTGATCGATGACGAAGCCACCGTCAAGCGTTTGGAAGCCAACGACGGAGAGGTTCGGTTGCTGCCGGAAAACCGCCGGTACAAACCGATCGAGGTTCAGCCTGATAGCGACTTTCGTGTGCTTGGAAAAGTCATCGGTGTTTCTCGGAAGTCTGAAAGTTAAGAGTTCATGTCCCAACCTGTTGCCATCTCAACCGTTTTTCGAACCGTTCCCAATGTCTTGCTTCGTCGTTGGTTCGACGACCACGTTCCCGGACAATTCCCAATCAAGTGGGATGATCTGGGCGAACGCGAAGTCGAACCGATGATGTCCTTTCACAACGAGTTGCCACCGAGCAAGCGTGACGAAATGGACATTGATCTGCAAACCGTCCGTGCGTTCGCCAGCGAAGCCGGCATGCGAGCGTTCATGGACGCTGCAGAATTACATGACGTAAACGACCTGATGCAACGCATCCCCGATGACCTCGACCTGAACGGTCGAGCGATGTGGGTGCGTGTCAATGAACCAGAGATCTTTAAATCGTCGTTGCTATTCCTGCGTCTGGACGAGGCCCAGTGGTGGCGGTGCCGAAACGATGTTCCCCAGAACATGCGAATCGCTAAAGACGTCAAGGAAAGACTTCAAGACGCGATCTCCGACCTACTTCGCGAAGACGGTCGCGGCCAGCAAACGACCGTCCAGATCGTCAAACGCGGCGATTGCACCTACTTCGATTGCAACCCGGACGACTACGTTCGCAGTGAGAACACGCACGATGAAAGTGGCAACTTGATGTCCATCCCACTGCGTCCGACGACACAAGTTCTCGTGAAATACGACGCAGGCGTCGGCCAATTGCAAATTTCGACGAAGATCAAACAGCCACGCAAATCCCAGATCGAACAGGTCGTCGCCAAGGTCGCGCTGGGCTGGGATCTTGGGCCGTACAGCGATGAGCCGGCGTATGAATTGGACCATCTCAAACTCCCAACGTTCAATCTCGAAACGGATCCGTCCGACAACATCCACGCCCGAATCGAATCAATCGGATTGTTAAACACGATCACGCATCGCAAATCGACCGCCAGCGTCCGGCGGAACGACTCCGATGATTCGATCTACCGAGCGATCGAGGAAGAACTCGGCCGGGAACCCAGTTCTTTGCACCAACTGCAGGTGACGTATGTGGAGATCAAGTTTCAGTTCCCCGGCACCCGCTATCACCGCGCCGGTCGAACGACCATCCGCATCACGCCGCGTTCGTGCAACTTGAACCGATTGACATCCGATCGTGCCGAGATCGTTCAAAAGCATCTCAAGTTGTGGAACATCGACAATGCGTCGATCGATCAATCCGGTCTGGGCTAGGTGGGAATCCGCTTCGGCCACCTTCACCCGCCATGAAGTTGAAACCCGCTGGAAAACGCAACTCGCTTTTCTGCGTCCTGCCGGCTTGCTCGTTCCGACCTTGCCCGCAGCGGAATGGTGGTGTGATGATTGTGGCGAACACCACTCGGTCCAGTACCACGACTTTCCCGCGGGTAAGCAAGCGATCGTGATCTGCAACGCCGGATCGATTCGTTTGTCTGTGGACCAAGTCGATCGTTTCGCTTTGGACACCGAATCCATGCTGCGATGGCTGTTCGCAGATTCACGCGTCGCGGTCGAATCAATCATCGCAAATCACCTGTGGAAGATCGGTCGGTATACGCTTCGTGGCCGCAGTCGTGAATTGCTGTTTGTACGCGGTGCCGGCCCATCGCATGTCAATGTGATCCGCGAAAGATTGGTCACTCATCCGAAAGCGATCTTGTTTACGCCGACCACCGGGTCCGCCGACCATTGGCGGACAATCGTTCGGTGCAGCGTGTTCGCCTTGGAACAAGTCGCCGTTTTGAACAAGTCGAATCCCATCATCGATTGGGACGGGATTGAAGACGCAATTACGGTTCGCGGAAGTGATGCCGATACATCGACAAAACCCCGTCGCAAGCGTGGAACCCGAACCGCCAAGATCGAACGCCTGCGAGACGAACTCAAACGGCATCTCGCGGCCGCGGCCGACCACGCAATCGCCGCCGCCGAAACCGAAGCCGGCATTACACTGCTTCCACGACCATCGAAAACGCAGCTCGCCAAACTCACTGGCATGACCAAACCCGACGTCACGCGCTGCTTCGCCGATCCCACAGCTACCGAATTGAACCTGCTCTGGGACACCGCCGATGACCTCGAAGCCATCCTTCGTCTCCGCGGCCGATCGCAGCTCGCAAAATAATTCTCATCGCCTTTCGTGATTTCGACGTTTCTTCCGGTAGGTCTACAGGTGAGAGCGGTTGTCGTTAACCGCTCAGTCTTGTTCCACGACCAAAAGAGTCTCCCGAGTTGCGATCACTCCAAAGGCCAACAACACTTGACGTTTCCCGCCGAAACAACGTCGTTCGAATCCTCGCCGAAGCCATCGTCGACCAACTGTCCCGCCCAGCTGCCGGCACAACCGAGCCACGGGAAAATAACTTCGGTGAAAGTTCGCACGACTCCGAGCATGATCGCTTGAGTGTGTCGGCGACGGACCGCTCTCTGTGACCACGCGGTAAACGGACCGCGAGAACCACTTCTTCAACACAGAGAGAACCCATGCCCCTGAACATCGACAAAGAGGTCGCCGCGATGAAGCGGATGACCGTCGGCGAATTGCAGTCGAAGTACGCCGAGGTCTACGGCGAATCCACCAACGGTCGACACAAACAATGGTTGATCAAACGCATCGCTTGGCGGATGCAAGCCAACGAATACGGCGGCCTATCCGACCGTGCACTCACCCGTGCCCGCGAAATCGCCAATACGTCTGATTTGCGAACGACCCCGCCCGGCGAAGATGCAGCACCCCCAGCCAAACGCATTCCCGGCCGAGCACAACTGCACCCGCCGGCAGGCGACGACCGTTTGCCGGCAGTCGGACTCACGATCGAACGTGTCTACAAAGGCGTTACCTACGAGGTCATCGTCCGCGAAGGCGGCTTTGAATTTGAAGGCGAGTTCTACAAATCGCTGACCGCCATCGCCGGCGTCATCACGGGATCCCATTGGAACGGATACCGCTTCTTCAAACTCGATCGTAAGGAGACGAGCCGATGATCCGCGAAGCCAATGCAAACGACAAGGTCGTGCGGTGTGCGATCTACACCCGCAAGAGCACCGAAGACGGGCTAGAACAAGAGTTCAATTCACTCGACGCACAACGCGACGCAGGCGAAGCATTCATTGCTAGCCAACGGCACGAAAGCTGGGAGTGTTTGCCGACCAAATACGACGACGGCGGCTATACCGGCGGCAACCTTGATCGACCGGCGATGCAACGACTGATGGCGGACATTGATGCTGGCAAGATCGACTGTGTCGTCGTCTACAAAGTCGACCGACTCAGCCGATCGCTGATGGACTTCTCCCGAGTCATGGAAAAGTTCGATAACAAAGGTGTCGCATTTGTCTCGGTCACTCAGCAGTTCAACACTGCGAGTTCCATGGGCCGGCTGATTCTGAACGTGCTGCTATCGTTCGCTCAGTTTGAACGCGAAATGATCTCGGAGCGAACACGCGACAAGATTGCCGCCGCGAGACGACGCGGTAAGTGGTCCGGTGGCATGCCGCTCTTGGGATACAACGTGATCGACACCAAGTTAGTCGTCATCCCCGAAGAAGCCGAGCGAGTTCGCCAGATATTCTCGCTCTATCTCGAACACGGATCGTTGCTCGACACCGCAAAGGCGATAAACGAACGGGGCTGGAGGACCAAACAGTGGACCACCAAAAAGGGAACGCAGCGTGGCGGCAAACTCTTCGACAAGACCAATGTTCACACGCTGTTGATCAACCCGACCTACATCGGCAAAGTCCGCTACCGCGACGAGGTCCACGAGGGCGAGCATCAGGCGATCGTCGACACCAGCCTTTTCACTTCCGTTCAAAAGCGATTGAAACGTAATGGTCGCGGAGGTCACGAAAAGGCCCGCAACCAGCATGCCGCGTTGCTGCGAAGCGTTCTCCGGTGCAAACAATGCGACCGCGCCATGGTCCACAACAGCAGCACGAAGCGGAACCGTCGCTACCGCTATTACGTGTGTGGTGGTGCCCAGAAACGTGGCCACGCATCTTGCCCCACGCCATCGATCCCGGCCGACCAGATCGAATCCTTCGTCATCGGCGAGATCAAAGCGATCGCAGCCGATCATGAATTGATCGCGGACATCCACGACCAGACTCAGTTCAAAACGAAAGAAAAGCTCGATGCTCTCGTCCGCGAGCGTGAATCGCTCATCGAGTTTTTGCGATCCTATCACGGCCAACTGAACCATCTGGCAATCACCAGCGGTCCTATGGAGTTGGTCGCCGACCTGCAAACACGCATCACCCAATCGGAGCGAAGGCACGCTGAATTGAACGAGCAAATCGAATCGCTCGAAGCCAATGCCCCACGTCGCGTCGATATCGTCGATTCGCTCAACCGCTTCGACGAACTTTGGGCGTCAATGAAGCCCCGCGATCGCAACGACCTCGTTGCGACGCTCGTTGACCGAGTTGACTACGACGGCGTCGCAGGGACCGTCGACATCCACTTTCACACCACAGGCATCACCACGCTAGGCCAAACCAACCCGGAGCCCTCATCGTGAAACCACAAGTCGAACCCGACACAACCCCGGTAACGCGACCTTTCACCGTCACCCGCCGCTGCGCCGGCCGCCAAAACGTAACGCCCGGCACGCCGCCACCGTCGCCCCCACCGGGCCGCCTTCCGCGAGTCACCAAACTCCTGGCCCTCGCCATCCACTTCGACGAACTCATCCGCACCGGCGCGGTTACCTCCCAAGCCGAACTAGCCCGTCTCGGTCAAGTCAGCCGCCCCCGTCTGACGCAAATCATGAACCTGCTGCATCTTTCGCCGGACATCCAGGAGGAGATCCTCCACCACTGCAAAATCATTACCGGCCGCGACCCAATCACCGAACGAGAATTGCGAGTCGTAGCTCTTCTGCCGTCGTGGGAGAAGCAAAGGACGCAGTTCAGTCGTCTGACAACACATCTCTAATGTGACCGTGGGCCGCTCAAACGCCAGTGCCGCATTGTTTCATCAACCCGATGCAACGACCGCCCCGATTGTCCGTCGGGATCCGCGTTCGTCTCTATCAGCGACGAAAGATCTTCTAGCATGGGAATCAGCTTGGCAAAGTAAGTGTGCCCAAACAAAGCCAGATTGAACGGCACCTCGATCGTGTCGATTCCATCCAAGCTCATCACCGGCGGAAGCACGCCCGCTCGCGGCCAACGATTCAGCAATCGAGATAGCCCGAGAGCGAAGTCAGTCCGATTGGCGTAGAGCGTTGCTCTTTGACAAAAGTCCTCGATATTCTCGGTGTCGTTTTTGAAGACCGTTTGAAAAACATCAGGCGCTGCAAAAACCACTTGACCAATCTTGAGCGACTCCGAAGAGTTGACGGCTTCAAAAACTTCTTTCCATGAAAGCGATAATGCGCGATTGCCCATACTATGAGCGATGACGTGAAGTGTGCCTTCCAAACCACCTATGTGCTCGGCCAGCGACGCCAGTGCCTTACGGCTGGCCAAGATTGCATCTCCATCGGAGTTGTAACGGGAAACAAATGGCAGCAACTTACGGCTTGGCCAGCTGAACGCGATTGTAGCTCCGTTGATGCCAAGGTCGAATCCTACCTGGGCAGCACGCAGAATCGCATCTTGAAACGAATTGTTGAATCCGTGAATAAAAAGCAGGTGATTGGTGGTTGTCGATTGTTGAATCTGTCCACAAATATCGCCAACAAGATCCTGGATTAATTGGGTGTTGCGAATTTGCAGCGTCTCGCCCGACAGCCAGCGATCCGGTCGATACCAGGGTGACTTTTGCTCACCACGTCGATGCGTTTTAGGAATCCAAACCTCACACTTCCCAAATTTTACCTGGTTCGATGGCGCACTCTCGGGACGCTCGAACACATGCTCGCCGTCTTGGTAAAGCTGACGATTCGACCCAAACCAAACAGGAAAGAGAGTTCCGTCTGCCTCTTCATCGTCCTGACCCGATCGGTAATCCATCGAGGCTGGTACGTTCTCGACCCCACCAACCGACGCCGCCGTATGTCCCTCTTCTGCGATTCGCACATCGACGACTGTGACCAAGTTATCGTCAAGCACGTTGTTCGCGGCGTCAGGACTAGACAAACCGCCGACCATCGAGATCGTGATGTCCCAGGGAGCGACTCGAAACAAATCGTGATGCGAAGCGGGAACTGTATTCTGAACTGCAATCGTTAGCCTCGCCGGAAGCGCGTCAACAATCACGCGGCAGGCTTCTTCGCCAATCGTCAACTTGACCATCTCCGCCCACAAGGCAATCAAGTGCTCCGGGGTTTCGGCATTGTCGTCAAAAGCCTCTGTTCGCTCGAGCAACGCGGTCAATCGCGGCTTGATCGTATTCCACTCGACCTTGTGAGTAGCCTCTGTTAGACCGTTGCGAAAAAGAGAAAATCGCACCAGCCCTTTCCAGTACGCAAACGAGAGTTCAAAATCAGCAAACATAATGCGGCCTGACAAAAATGACGAGTGACGTGCTGAAGCACGTGGAGCGTCGGTTGACAGTCAAGCGGTCGCTAACCCACCGACGCGGAAAACACGGAAAGTATGGCAAACCTCCCCGCTTACGAGAATGTCCAGTTCTCGGTAATACAGATTGACACAACGACCGGAGAGCGAAAAGATGAAGCTTGGCTGCAAGTCCAAGCCGCCACATCTGACATGCTGACTCCCTGGGGAGTCGAGCAGCTACGAGCAGGCCTAGATCCTCACGTCAAAACCGTCCTTGTAGAGACGCCATACGTCTGTGAGGACTTCCGCAGTTTGCACCAAAATTTTTACGGGCGAAAGTTTCGCGAGCGACCGAGCAAGTGTTGCCGGCTGCACTTCTTCAATGAGCACCTGTCCGAAAGCGAAGTCGTGTTCGCGTTCCCCCGCGAACACTACATCGGTTTTTCAGTGGTCGAGCCACTGATGGTTCGTTGTATCGGCCGAACGGTCATTCGCCCTGAAATGATTGGCCTCGGCCCAGAACATTTTCATCTGCTTGGGACTCGATTTCGCAATCGCGTTGGCGGAACACTCTACGAATGCAACGGATTCCCTTACCGAAGTCAAAGCAACGAGGCGACGGTCTGTGCTCACGTCACGATGTGGGCGGTGTGCCGCTACCTATCGCATAAATTCGATCGTTACCGGAAGCATCTTCCGTATGAATTGATCGAGATGGCTGGCCGTCGCAATGGCCGGATCATTCCGCATCGTGGACTAAACTACGCCGACTATGCAGAGATGCTTGATCGTTTCGGTTGCCATCCGATCATTGTCACCAACCATGGGCTCGGGTCGCAGATCTTCGCCTCCAAAGAAGACGGCATTCAAGACCAGCAGGCCTTCAACGACTTCCTAAAAATCTTGTATTGCTACATCGAGTCCGGCTTCCCGCTTATTGCCTCGTTCAGTGAGCACGTTGTCAGTATCGTCGGGCATGCGTCTCTCGACCAAGATGTCACCCGGGAACGGGTTAGCAAGTTGAACGGGCCAATTCATGCTGCCGAACTCGTAGATGAATACGTCGTCATGGACGATGCCTACTTCCCATATCAGTTGATGCCGCGCACGAAAACGCAACAGCAGAACTATCGACGGGCCCTGGACGAAGTACGCCGCATCGTCGTTCCGCTGCCCGACGAAGCATATCTACGCCCGACAGACGTTGACAATTACGTCCTGGACTTTCTGGAAGACAAGGTCTTCGAGCCGATGGTGACCGAAACGCTCCAAGATCTAGAATTAAACGAACCCATCGTGTACCGGCCGCTTCTTGCCACTGGCGTATCGTTCAAACAGTTCAAACAGCGTGAACTGGCGGATAAGCCAACCGACCTGGCGATCCGGATGCAACTGGCGTTGTCACTGCCCCGATTCGTCTGGTGTGTCGAGATGTCGACCCCCAGCCTGCGAACAAAAGATGAGGCGTTTGGGGAGATTTTGCTGGACGCGACTGCGGGCGAAAGCGATTTGGAGCCAATTTTTATTCGAATTGGCTCGAAGATTGCCCGATCCACCATCACGGGCGAAGATACCCGGCTAGACTATTTTGATCGAAATCCCTACAGTTCCTTTGCTCAATACCGCCACAATCTCGGAGCATCACCCCGCCATGCCTGACTCAATTGAACAGCAAAAGCCGATTCAATGGATGAGCATGGACGAGGTAGAGAGTCGATTGGAACGTAAAGACGCGACTGCCTTGGAGCAAGCCGTCAAGCGAGTCCGCGACGAAGTCGCTCCCAAGATCATCCGCCACCGGAATGAGGAAGCGGCTGATTTTGCCGATGCTCAACACCAGATCGTCGGCTACGAACCGACTCGCTAACCGAACCGCCGCAATTCAGGCTGTTCGCAGAGCGTTCGTTCAGGACGTGTCGCCGGCTTGATGGTCTTACCGACGCACTCATCGCCGGGATTCCTCAAGGTAAATTACGCAGCGAACTTCACGCCGCTGAGGGCGTAGTCCAGGATCGCGTCAAAAACGTCGTCGCGTTTGCGTTGGAACAGTTGTTTGTCGTAGGAATCAGGAAGATTGACGTCCAGCACTTCCTCCAAAGCATCCCGAACGACCTTCCGAGTCTGCGCGTCTTTGAACCAATCCTCGACTAGGACTCGCGGGTGCTCTTCCAACACGCGTCGCAGCAACGCGCGAGCGGCCAGCTTCACCTTTTGCGATTCGGCTTCGGTCATCTTGTCTTTTCTTAGCAGATCGAAGATTTCCAATTCGTCCTCCGACAAACCCTCCCGGACATGACGTTCATCCTCGGACTTCATCTCCTCGGCAAAATTGACCAGTTCATCGAAATAGTTCTCGTTCGACGATCCACCGCTGTTGTACTTATCGACGATCGCCTGCAAACGCACCGCGAAGTCACGACGGGTCAGATTCTGCTTCATCATCTCATCAAGCTTCTTCTTGATGAATGCCAGCAGGTCGGCAATCTCGATGTTCTTGTGCTCTACCGCCTTAAACTCATGCTTCAAATGCTCAAAGTTCGTCTTGCTCAAGTCCCAGACACGCCCCGACTGAAGCACATACTTCGTCTCTTGCACTTCCTTGACGGCGTTTCCGGTCGAATCGTCAACGACCAAGCTTTCATCAAGCAACTCCGTGATGCGTCGCTGAACGTCGCTCACGTCCTGCCCTTCGATCAGTGCGTCGACAACACCTCGAAGATACTGGAACACAGCCACCCGACGAACAATCGGATCACCGAAGATCTCCGGC is from Crateriforma conspicua and encodes:
- a CDS encoding recombinase family protein — translated: MIREANANDKVVRCAIYTRKSTEDGLEQEFNSLDAQRDAGEAFIASQRHESWECLPTKYDDGGYTGGNLDRPAMQRLMADIDAGKIDCVVVYKVDRLSRSLMDFSRVMEKFDNKGVAFVSVTQQFNTASSMGRLILNVLLSFAQFEREMISERTRDKIAAARRRGKWSGGMPLLGYNVIDTKLVVIPEEAERVRQIFSLYLEHGSLLDTAKAINERGWRTKQWTTKKGTQRGGKLFDKTNVHTLLINPTYIGKVRYRDEVHEGEHQAIVDTSLFTSVQKRLKRNGRGGHEKARNQHAALLRSVLRCKQCDRAMVHNSSTKRNRRYRYYVCGGAQKRGHASCPTPSIPADQIESFVIGEIKAIAADHELIADIHDQTQFKTKEKLDALVRERESLIEFLRSYHGQLNHLAITSGPMELVADLQTRITQSERRHAELNEQIESLEANAPRRVDIVDSLNRFDELWASMKPRDRNDLVATLVDRVDYDGVAGTVDIHFHTTGITTLGQTNPEPSS
- the lexA gene encoding transcriptional repressor LexA, which gives rise to MKPSKSRREPPRRGRPRQTEITEGQSRALDELSAAIDRHGIAPTMTELGDRLGISAASAHQLVLQLERKGYVARQPRKARSLRVLRRPSQSIESMTGVKLVGVVKAGPAMLAEENCLGEVMVASSLVGRSPCFALTISGDSMKDADMRDGDVVIVRRQPIAENGEIIVALIDDEATVKRLEANDGEVRLLPENRRYKPIEVQPDSDFRVLGKVIGVSRKSES
- a CDS encoding DUF2924 domain-containing protein; translated protein: MPLNIDKEVAAMKRMTVGELQSKYAEVYGESTNGRHKQWLIKRIAWRMQANEYGGLSDRALTRAREIANTSDLRTTPPGEDAAPPAKRIPGRAQLHPPAGDDRLPAVGLTIERVYKGVTYEVIVREGGFEFEGEFYKSLTAIAGVITGSHWNGYRFFKLDRKETSR
- a CDS encoding alpha/beta hydrolase, whose amino-acid sequence is MFADFELSFAYWKGLVRFSLFRNGLTEATHKVEWNTIKPRLTALLERTEAFDDNAETPEHLIALWAEMVKLTIGEEACRVIVDALPARLTIAVQNTVPASHHDLFRVAPWDITISMVGGLSSPDAANNVLDDNLVTVVDVRIAEEGHTAASVGGVENVPASMDYRSGQDDEEADGTLFPVWFGSNRQLYQDGEHVFERPESAPSNQVKFGKCEVWIPKTHRRGEQKSPWYRPDRWLSGETLQIRNTQLIQDLVGDICGQIQQSTTTNHLLFIHGFNNSFQDAILRAAQVGFDLGINGATIAFSWPSRKLLPFVSRYNSDGDAILASRKALASLAEHIGGLEGTLHVIAHSMGNRALSLSWKEVFEAVNSSESLKIGQVVFAAPDVFQTVFKNDTENIEDFCQRATLYANRTDFALGLSRLLNRWPRAGVLPPVMSLDGIDTIEVPFNLALFGHTYFAKLIPMLEDLSSLIETNADPDGQSGRSLHRVDETMRHWRLSGPRSH